The following are from one region of the Paenibacillus sp. KS-LC4 genome:
- the uraA gene encoding uracil permease, with protein MEKRSTIGIMDRPPLGQSLMLSLQHLFAMFGSTVLVPNLLGVDPAVCLLMNGIGTLLYLWICKGKIPAYLGSSFAFIAPAGAVIGEHAAGESGNYAAALGGFIAAGVIFTLVALIIHYAGTGWINVVFPPAAMGAIVAIIGLELIPVAAKMAGWIMPDQYPDPASWKMDGATVALSTITLGITVFGSVLFRGFMKIIPILIGIVSGYVIAYCMGMTDFSGVGKSGWLQAPEFTLPIFQWAAILAIAPAALVVIAEHIGHLVVTSNIVEKDLSKDPGLSRSMLGNGISTMISGLVGSTPNTTYGENIGVLAITKVYSTFVIGGAAVIAIALSFSGKFSALISGIPTPVMGGVSLLLFGVIAASGFRMLVESKVDYSKPTNLFLTTVVMVTGLSGVTIKLGDFAISGMALATVVAILLSLLFKLFDVLKLSNDHETAGH; from the coding sequence ATGGAAAAGCGTAGTACAATTGGAATTATGGATCGCCCTCCGCTAGGGCAGAGCCTTATGCTGAGCTTGCAGCATCTATTCGCCATGTTTGGCTCCACCGTACTCGTGCCGAATTTGCTTGGCGTCGATCCGGCTGTCTGCCTGCTGATGAATGGAATCGGCACCTTGCTTTATTTATGGATTTGCAAAGGCAAAATTCCCGCCTACCTCGGTTCAAGCTTTGCTTTTATCGCTCCTGCGGGAGCCGTTATTGGCGAGCATGCTGCCGGAGAGAGCGGCAATTATGCGGCGGCACTGGGCGGTTTTATCGCCGCAGGCGTTATTTTCACACTTGTTGCCTTAATTATTCATTATGCGGGAACGGGCTGGATTAACGTCGTTTTCCCTCCTGCGGCGATGGGCGCGATTGTAGCGATTATCGGACTGGAGCTCATTCCGGTTGCAGCGAAGATGGCTGGCTGGATTATGCCGGATCAATACCCGGACCCTGCGAGCTGGAAAATGGACGGTGCCACGGTTGCTTTATCAACGATTACGCTTGGCATAACCGTGTTCGGCTCCGTGCTGTTCCGCGGTTTTATGAAAATCATTCCGATTCTAATCGGAATTGTGTCTGGTTATGTCATTGCCTATTGTATGGGCATGACCGACTTTTCCGGTGTAGGGAAGAGCGGCTGGCTGCAAGCTCCTGAGTTTACGCTGCCCATCTTCCAGTGGGCCGCTATTCTTGCCATCGCTCCGGCCGCACTCGTCGTTATTGCCGAGCATATCGGCCATCTGGTCGTAACGAGCAATATCGTGGAGAAGGATTTGTCGAAGGACCCGGGGCTGAGCCGCTCTATGCTGGGTAACGGGATTTCCACAATGATTTCCGGCCTTGTCGGCTCCACGCCGAATACAACCTACGGTGAAAACATCGGCGTACTCGCAATCACGAAGGTTTATTCGACCTTTGTCATTGGCGGCGCTGCCGTCATCGCCATTGCGCTCTCTTTTTCAGGAAAATTCTCGGCGCTCATTTCGGGCATTCCGACTCCTGTCATGGGCGGCGTCTCCCTGCTTCTGTTCGGCGTTATTGCTGCATCCGGCTTTCGGATGCTTGTCGAATCAAAGGTTGACTACAGCAAGCCGACTAATCTGTTTTTGACGACCGTCGTAATGGTAACTGGACTCAGCGGCGTCACCATCAAGCTAGGCGATTTCGCCATCTCCGGCATGGCGCTTGCGACAGTCGTAGCGATTTTGCTAAGCCTGCTGTTCAAGCTGTTTGATGTGCTGAAGCTGTCCAACGATCACGAGACGGCCGGGCACTAG
- a CDS encoding Ig-like domain-containing protein: MNDYWRKMTTFSRSKGPALILCATMLGTALPLSNAAHATQLSSNFFTPIVNKDISWIKPSSSSNAPFGAAIEHNGSLITLDAGVLFSNVAGLSQLTASSSNSAVATANAYQLSTELEILSAGRTTITLEAHTASLEKLTEQFELTVSRIGDTTGDGVVTAADALYIMKVVNSGTVLTPEEINLLDINRDGVVTAADATKLMSSYAGKGLSSNSSSYIVTLSAINDSPVMYGASLNGLLKAGERMTVQYDYFDAENDAEAASSFQWYRGSHADGSDRTAIAGAASASYLVAPEDVGLYLFVDAAPVAAAGTTQGQAITLTSDTVVPDTSAPYIQSQVPVHLAGEISATADLELTMNKPVTAVSGKKIYITNTANPLDVYAYDADGASHIIIDGKNITIKHADLGSETSYSVTIDAGAFKDQAGNEFAGISDSSVWSFTTADIAAPLVTQTAPVNQELNYALSSELSLTFNEDIVPVTGKKITIRQAADDAVVQTYTVSEPAQVTIQGGKATLHPESQLYPLTSVTAYYLEIEEGAFTDTHGNAFAGIDNDAVWTFLTADSRTLTAVDLEDLTEDQLRASGGAIFNVTLDQDTFNSAADIGDFELNHAPQGMSILSVMHLSPNEIWLSVDYDGTDFDTDIANFSITAKASALTSGRELKTTDLLIAATNELEITSLSPASQATDVSKALTLSLTFNRPVTATAGQSLTVYKAADDTVAASIALDDASKVTFNGNTANIQITGLSGATAYYVKFAAGSFKDGDGLPSTAMTSKTQWTFTTVADAPSFTTSPVYISEFLLQDEHRAAVEIYSNGNNLTGYSLFVYGRSTTNGQYYEKELSIPQLIANGVTIIIDPAWYDFFDLTNAVYYNLEEKLAPEWGFIVSGIAIKKNSVVVDVVGDISSNGALTSTLFPSGGTMVRKSGEIGKSLYDTSQWTFYPTGTYQYMGSHTP; the protein is encoded by the coding sequence ATGAATGACTATTGGCGTAAAATGACTACTTTTTCCCGCAGCAAAGGGCCTGCACTTATTTTGTGTGCGACGATGCTAGGAACCGCCCTGCCGCTGTCAAATGCAGCGCATGCAACTCAACTAAGCTCCAACTTTTTCACCCCCATCGTTAACAAGGACATTAGCTGGATTAAGCCTTCCTCGTCTTCCAACGCGCCATTTGGCGCTGCTATCGAGCACAACGGTTCACTGATTACATTGGATGCAGGTGTACTTTTCTCTAATGTGGCTGGACTTTCACAGCTGACGGCCTCCTCTAGTAATTCCGCCGTTGCTACAGCAAATGCTTATCAGCTTTCCACTGAATTAGAAATTTTATCTGCGGGCAGAACTACGATTACACTGGAAGCACATACCGCCAGCCTTGAGAAGCTTACAGAGCAGTTTGAGCTGACGGTAAGCCGTATCGGGGATACAACTGGCGATGGTGTTGTCACAGCCGCTGATGCTCTATACATCATGAAGGTTGTGAACAGCGGCACTGTACTGACGCCGGAAGAAATAAATCTGCTTGATATTAATCGCGATGGCGTTGTAACCGCTGCGGATGCGACCAAGCTAATGAGCAGCTATGCAGGCAAAGGTCTTTCTTCAAACAGCTCCTCCTACATCGTCACGCTTAGCGCCATAAACGATTCACCAGTGATGTACGGCGCTTCGCTCAATGGTTTGCTGAAGGCGGGCGAAAGGATGACGGTGCAATATGACTATTTTGATGCCGAAAATGACGCCGAAGCCGCATCCAGCTTCCAATGGTACCGCGGCTCACATGCTGATGGCTCGGACCGCACAGCCATTGCCGGTGCAGCTTCGGCCTCTTATCTCGTCGCGCCTGAGGATGTTGGGCTTTATTTGTTTGTCGACGCTGCCCCCGTTGCAGCAGCAGGCACAACACAGGGTCAAGCCATCACGCTGACCTCCGACACGGTGGTGCCAGATACTTCCGCACCCTATATTCAGAGCCAAGTTCCGGTTCATTTAGCGGGTGAAATCAGCGCAACTGCCGATTTAGAGCTGACAATGAATAAGCCTGTTACAGCTGTTTCCGGTAAAAAAATCTATATTACAAATACGGCAAATCCGCTTGATGTTTACGCCTACGATGCAGACGGTGCTAGTCATATCATTATAGATGGCAAAAATATAACGATTAAGCATGCCGATCTAGGCAGTGAGACGAGCTATTCCGTCACGATTGACGCTGGCGCATTCAAGGATCAGGCGGGAAATGAATTTGCAGGCATCAGCGATTCCTCGGTATGGAGCTTTACAACAGCCGATATCGCCGCTCCGCTGGTTACTCAGACCGCTCCTGTAAATCAGGAGCTGAACTACGCCTTGTCATCTGAGCTTTCCCTGACGTTTAACGAGGACATCGTTCCAGTCACAGGCAAAAAAATTACGATTCGTCAGGCCGCAGACGATGCAGTCGTGCAAACTTATACGGTATCCGAGCCCGCGCAGGTTACGATTCAAGGCGGTAAGGCGACTCTCCACCCTGAATCACAGCTTTATCCATTAACAAGCGTAACGGCTTATTACCTAGAGATTGAGGAAGGCGCATTTACAGATACACACGGAAACGCGTTTGCAGGCATAGATAATGATGCAGTCTGGACATTCCTGACCGCAGATTCGCGGACGTTAACGGCAGTCGATCTTGAGGATTTGACAGAGGATCAGCTGCGAGCTTCTGGCGGGGCTATTTTCAACGTTACCTTGGATCAGGATACCTTTAATTCAGCAGCTGACATTGGCGACTTCGAGCTCAATCATGCTCCACAAGGTATGTCTATACTGTCTGTTATGCATCTGTCTCCTAATGAAATTTGGCTCTCGGTTGATTACGACGGCACCGACTTTGATACCGATATTGCAAATTTCAGCATTACGGCCAAGGCTAGCGCTTTGACCAGCGGTCGCGAGCTTAAGACTACTGACCTGCTGATTGCAGCAACGAATGAGCTAGAAATCACGAGCCTCTCTCCTGCCAGCCAAGCGACAGATGTGAGTAAAGCTCTGACGCTCTCGCTTACGTTTAATCGGCCCGTTACAGCGACAGCAGGCCAGTCGCTTACCGTGTATAAAGCAGCGGACGATACTGTTGCCGCCAGCATCGCCCTTGATGATGCCTCCAAGGTGACGTTTAACGGCAATACGGCTAATATCCAAATAACAGGGCTGTCAGGCGCGACAGCTTATTATGTGAAGTTTGCCGCTGGAAGCTTTAAGGATGGCGATGGTCTGCCATCGACGGCAATGACTTCGAAGACGCAGTGGACGTTTACGACGGTTGCCGACGCTCCGTCATTCACAACGTCGCCCGTTTATATTTCTGAATTTTTACTTCAGGATGAACACCGAGCAGCCGTAGAAATTTATAGCAACGGCAACAACCTTACAGGCTACAGCTTATTTGTTTACGGACGCAGCACTACAAATGGACAATATTACGAGAAAGAGCTGTCTATCCCTCAGCTCATTGCGAACGGAGTCACCATTATAATAGACCCGGCGTGGTACGACTTTTTTGATTTAACCAATGCTGTCTATTACAATCTTGAAGAAAAACTTGCTCCAGAATGGGGATTTATCGTGAGCGGCATCGCTATTAAGAAAAATAGCGTAGTCGTTGATGTGGTTGGCGATATCAGCTCAAACGGCGCTTTAACAAGCACCCTTTTCCCAAGCGGCGGCACCATGGTTCGCAAATCGGGGGAAATCGGCAAGAGCCTGTACGATACGAGCCAATGGACTTTTTATCCTACAGGGACGTACCAGTATATGGGAAGTCACACGCCATAA
- a CDS encoding immunity 22 family protein → MEKEGFVSLWVGNVQSSEELDRLLVVSYSDEGDFIPSIFAKHFEIRRYDDAVREAEYYEEVSNDLNQLLEGFSDDEIVPRFDALVQEELPNDINAVVLLYNFKYTGEIIEATIHSNYLRFLGTVKYQ, encoded by the coding sequence ATGGAAAAGGAAGGATTCGTATCTCTGTGGGTAGGGAATGTTCAATCTTCCGAGGAACTAGATAGATTACTTGTTGTTTCTTATTCAGATGAAGGGGATTTTATTCCGTCTATATTTGCTAAACACTTTGAGATTCGTAGATATGATGATGCGGTAAGAGAAGCAGAATATTATGAAGAAGTAAGTAATGACCTGAATCAATTACTTGAAGGATTTTCTGATGACGAAATTGTACCGAGATTTGATGCGCTAGTGCAGGAAGAGCTTCCAAATGATATTAATGCAGTAGTTTTACTTTATAACTTTAAGTATACTGGGGAAATTATAGAAGCTACAATTCACTCCAATTACCTGAGATTTTTAGGGACGGTAAAATATCAATAA
- a CDS encoding L,D-transpeptidase — MPSYRIIVDLSDRRLYLLDGNTVVNAYPVGIGKMLTQSPLGEFTIINKQANPGGPFGAFWMGLSKPHYGIHGNNDPASIGRMVSHGCIRMYNDDVVALAHLVPINTRVTIRE, encoded by the coding sequence ATGCCTTCATACCGCATTATCGTTGATCTATCTGACCGCAGGCTGTATTTGCTCGATGGCAATACGGTCGTAAACGCCTATCCTGTTGGCATCGGTAAAATGCTGACGCAATCGCCGCTAGGCGAATTTACGATTATAAATAAACAAGCCAATCCCGGCGGGCCGTTTGGCGCTTTCTGGATGGGCTTGTCCAAGCCGCATTACGGCATTCATGGCAACAATGATCCTGCATCTATCGGTCGTATGGTTTCGCATGGCTGCATCCGCATGTACAATGACGACGTTGTTGCGCTCGCCCATTTGGTTCCGATTAATACCCGCGTGACCATTCGGGAGTAG
- a CDS encoding dockerin type I domain-containing protein, which produces MLSRGTKRVREWTRRAIVVMMGFALLAALVLPLQEAHASVAPLNLNSPQDIKFYTYNGITEMYIADTGNNRVIRADMNGLANLILSVNNPTAVAVDEVGNIYAAESGLNASLHAFNRDGETLPLVKYNGEAMDSPIELISKMVTAVDNYPKLMNIKSLIVRQRTNTNTQQVYKEASFHFESYGITSYYPTTYGLVNSTATLNLNLNGSSRGSTGPGELGFALHSDGKVWESGGYFVSLESVFNMFPEEGSSTGEIAIDFVGQMFYVVVNKTKISRASYNGASYYNRPTLQSWLNLTDDYGISEPHALAIGPDNKLYVTDAAQNRIVVLNLDDTGTFNRVLSLTAELNDPPTAGSFMKRGKQGKAITLNGSDFLNHYSDPNGHAMKGIRIVTLPAHGTLSLAGIPVQAGQAIPVASLSDLAFTPDAAWGGTTFFEWLAGDNGGAYSETSGKVELVIGLKGDANGDGAVTPADALLITKYLKGKITLTADQLEALDMNEDGEVNETDAALIMNIYMGNAT; this is translated from the coding sequence ATGCTATCTAGAGGAACAAAAAGGGTGAGGGAATGGACCAGAAGGGCTATTGTGGTCATGATGGGCTTTGCTTTATTGGCTGCATTGGTGCTGCCGCTACAAGAGGCGCATGCCTCAGTTGCTCCCCTGAATCTTAATTCGCCGCAAGATATCAAGTTTTATACTTACAATGGAATAACGGAAATGTACATTGCCGACACCGGCAATAACCGGGTCATTCGGGCGGATATGAATGGGCTGGCCAATTTGATACTTTCCGTCAACAATCCGACAGCAGTCGCTGTCGATGAAGTCGGCAATATTTACGCAGCCGAATCCGGCTTGAATGCGAGCTTGCATGCATTTAACCGTGATGGAGAGACACTGCCACTAGTCAAGTATAACGGAGAGGCGATGGACTCTCCCATTGAATTAATTTCTAAGATGGTCACCGCTGTCGATAACTATCCGAAGCTTATGAACATTAAAAGTCTTATCGTTAGGCAAAGAACTAACACGAACACTCAGCAAGTCTATAAGGAAGCCAGCTTTCATTTCGAAAGCTATGGAATAACCAGCTATTACCCTACTACATATGGCCTGGTTAATTCAACTGCTACTCTTAATTTGAATTTGAACGGATCGAGCAGAGGCAGCACCGGACCAGGAGAGCTAGGCTTTGCACTTCATTCGGATGGTAAGGTATGGGAATCTGGAGGCTACTTTGTCTCTCTGGAATCCGTCTTTAACATGTTTCCAGAGGAAGGCTCCTCGACCGGGGAAATTGCCATAGATTTTGTTGGCCAGATGTTTTACGTGGTTGTAAACAAGACGAAAATCTCGCGTGCTTCATATAACGGCGCATCCTACTACAATCGGCCGACGCTGCAGTCTTGGCTCAACCTGACCGACGATTACGGAATCAGCGAGCCGCATGCCCTTGCCATTGGCCCTGACAATAAGCTGTATGTGACGGATGCGGCTCAAAATCGTATTGTCGTTCTTAATCTAGATGACACGGGCACCTTTAATCGGGTGCTGAGCTTGACCGCCGAGCTGAACGATCCCCCGACCGCCGGCTCCTTCATGAAACGCGGCAAGCAGGGCAAGGCCATTACATTGAACGGTTCGGATTTCCTGAACCATTATTCCGATCCGAACGGCCATGCGATGAAGGGGATTCGCATCGTCACGCTGCCAGCTCACGGAACGCTGAGCCTTGCAGGGATTCCTGTTCAAGCGGGACAAGCAATTCCTGTAGCCTCGTTGAGCGACCTGGCATTCACGCCCGATGCAGCTTGGGGAGGCACGACCTTCTTCGAATGGTTAGCCGGGGATAACGGTGGCGCTTATTCCGAGACTTCCGGCAAGGTGGAGCTTGTCATAGGGCTGAAGGGAGACGCCAATGGGGACGGTGCCGTAACGCCTGCTGACGCACTGCTCATCACCAAGTATTTAAAAGGGAAAATTACACTGACGGCAGATCAGCTTGAAGCACTTGACATGAATGAAGATGGTGAAGTGAACGAAACGGATGCTGCCTTGATTATGAACATTTATATGGGCAATGCAACCTAA
- a CDS encoding S-layer homology domain-containing protein translates to MDYSYTNRSGLRGKFSALLALLLVLALLLPALPKASAAPSGTPSVRVGTVAGAPGAYIDVPVFFDSYSSDLYVYRSDVAIHYDPNVLEPVSGEEAAISGLIKAIDSNAQLIVDTATTGSLKLKLTLTGFIEDSSELFTLRFKIKEGAPAGDSALTLVQGQLYEDVEPVSADLVHGKVTVSPSGNAAIAIGSASIKAGEEGIVSVPVKAVTLDKAIASYGIRIKFDPQVMSYNGIEGQGLLSHYNNAEGWLFVTWLDVTGGDNPIPASQDAQTLFTINFAVADDAPIGDHELTVEMPNDVRELTFTDVHAVEMNKTFASGRLSVVIPPAAPASVAATSGDSKIMLAWPAVPMAETYKVYIYEGEAGPDNVADWVEIAANVDTNAYTAEGLINGTSYVFAVKTVNLAGESVLSPASEAVAPVPLPKAPTNFDAVPGSGTAVISFAKPTDTVGESILKYRIEAVLNNAIVSVKEVPESGESLYSASFDNLSNGTTYTIRIYAVNVVGDSSPLIGTVRPVAKPLAPAILAVASGNGQVQVTLGAPANVSEAPVDNYIVTSTPGDISVTVGGDQLSAVVTGLTNGTSYTFKAVAQNAAGMSDSSAASQAAIPTAPISGGGGSGGGEASTSTSTEQIKVDVSDGSGKGGVVATTTIVRTTLADGRKKDEVTLSLVQAEQAVKQLKETGSSTARIVIPDEKDEVSDLNVKLQAEAAKQFAAQGIDLQIWTNNGGILIPSGSLQGLQEEVFFHIVPIKAVVERKQVEERIKGEPILLQLAAADGLQLIGRPMTIETNMSSRKVTLELPVGEELPSAELEKLGVFIEHSDGTKEWVKGERVGYNGTDKPGIRFTITKFSTFSIVKLNEDSLSHTAYIQGYSDGTFRPNQAVRRVEMAALLARALPKMATVAAGASYTDLPSAAWAKQAITQATAQGYMQGSDGRFMPEKLITRAEMAVIVDRLLKDKASAGDAKASFKDTNSHWAVEAIGRVSAAGIMSGSGSGLFRPNDSLTRAEAVVILNRVLERGPLTGEEAAWKDVPTSHWAFGHIQEASTEHRSTRSSGGGEQSLGNN, encoded by the coding sequence TTGGACTATTCTTATACTAACCGATCTGGACTGCGCGGCAAGTTCAGCGCACTCCTTGCTTTGCTGCTGGTGCTGGCGTTGCTGCTGCCGGCGCTCCCGAAAGCGTCCGCTGCCCCGTCGGGTACGCCATCCGTGCGTGTCGGCACGGTGGCCGGAGCGCCGGGTGCTTATATTGATGTGCCGGTTTTCTTCGACTCGTATAGCTCTGATCTATATGTCTACCGCTCGGACGTTGCGATTCATTACGATCCGAACGTCCTGGAGCCGGTGTCAGGAGAGGAAGCAGCCATTAGCGGGCTGATTAAGGCAATCGACTCTAATGCGCAGCTGATCGTAGACACAGCAACTACCGGGAGTCTGAAGCTAAAGCTAACGCTTACCGGTTTTATCGAAGACTCCAGCGAGCTGTTCACGCTGCGATTCAAGATCAAGGAAGGCGCGCCAGCAGGCGACTCTGCCCTGACGCTCGTTCAGGGTCAGCTTTATGAGGATGTCGAGCCGGTATCTGCCGATCTTGTGCATGGGAAGGTGACCGTGTCTCCATCAGGAAATGCGGCCATTGCAATCGGTTCGGCATCTATCAAGGCAGGGGAGGAAGGCATCGTCTCCGTGCCAGTGAAGGCGGTGACGCTTGATAAAGCGATAGCCTCCTACGGCATACGGATCAAGTTCGATCCACAAGTGATGAGCTACAATGGAATTGAGGGACAAGGCTTGCTGTCGCACTATAACAATGCCGAAGGTTGGTTATTTGTTACTTGGCTGGATGTTACGGGCGGAGACAATCCGATTCCGGCTTCACAGGATGCCCAAACTTTGTTCACAATAAATTTCGCAGTTGCAGATGATGCGCCAATCGGCGATCACGAGCTAACTGTCGAGATGCCGAACGACGTGCGGGAGCTGACGTTTACAGATGTGCATGCTGTGGAGATGAACAAGACTTTCGCAAGCGGCAGGTTATCTGTAGTGATTCCTCCAGCAGCTCCAGCATCGGTTGCGGCTACCTCCGGAGATAGCAAGATCATGCTGGCTTGGCCGGCTGTGCCGATGGCGGAGACGTATAAGGTATACATTTATGAAGGAGAAGCAGGTCCAGACAATGTCGCCGATTGGGTGGAGATAGCTGCAAATGTTGACACTAATGCCTATACCGCAGAAGGACTTATTAACGGCACATCTTACGTGTTTGCGGTCAAGACGGTCAACCTTGCCGGCGAATCCGTTCTGAGCCCGGCTTCAGAAGCTGTCGCTCCTGTGCCGCTGCCTAAAGCGCCGACTAATTTCGATGCCGTACCAGGCAGTGGGACGGCAGTCATCTCCTTTGCAAAGCCGACCGATACGGTCGGAGAGTCGATTTTGAAGTACCGCATCGAAGCGGTGCTAAACAACGCAATCGTCTCAGTGAAGGAAGTGCCGGAAAGCGGCGAGAGCCTGTACAGCGCAAGCTTTGATAACTTGTCTAACGGAACAACGTACACGATTCGTATCTACGCGGTAAACGTTGTTGGAGATTCGTCACCACTAATTGGCACGGTCCGCCCGGTAGCGAAGCCTCTGGCCCCAGCTATTCTGGCGGTTGCATCAGGCAATGGGCAAGTACAAGTCACCTTGGGTGCGCCAGCCAATGTGAGCGAGGCTCCGGTAGACAACTATATTGTGACATCTACTCCTGGTGACATCTCTGTTACAGTTGGCGGTGACCAATTGTCGGCCGTCGTTACTGGGTTGACGAACGGCACGTCCTATACCTTCAAGGCTGTTGCTCAGAATGCTGCGGGAATGTCCGATTCGTCCGCAGCCTCGCAAGCAGCGATACCGACGGCGCCGATTTCGGGAGGCGGTGGCAGTGGCGGTGGTGAAGCCTCTACTTCAACATCGACGGAGCAAATTAAAGTTGATGTCAGTGACGGCAGCGGCAAGGGCGGCGTAGTTGCTACCACGACTATCGTAAGAACGACCCTTGCGGACGGCCGCAAAAAAGACGAAGTAACACTGTCGTTGGTACAGGCGGAGCAGGCGGTTAAGCAATTGAAGGAAACCGGCTCGTCTACAGCGAGAATCGTCATTCCTGATGAGAAGGATGAGGTATCCGATTTGAATGTCAAGCTGCAGGCAGAGGCTGCGAAGCAGTTTGCCGCGCAAGGCATTGATTTGCAAATCTGGACTAACAATGGTGGCATTCTCATTCCGAGCGGCTCATTGCAAGGCTTGCAGGAGGAAGTGTTTTTCCATATCGTACCGATCAAGGCAGTGGTCGAACGCAAGCAGGTGGAAGAGCGCATTAAAGGTGAGCCAATACTTCTCCAGTTAGCCGCGGCGGACGGCTTGCAGCTAATTGGTCGGCCGATGACGATCGAGACGAATATGAGCAGCCGCAAAGTGACGCTGGAGCTGCCGGTAGGCGAGGAGTTGCCGAGTGCGGAGCTTGAGAAGCTGGGCGTTTTCATCGAACACAGCGACGGTACGAAGGAATGGGTGAAGGGTGAACGGGTAGGCTATAATGGAACGGACAAGCCAGGCATTCGGTTTACCATCACTAAGTTCAGCACCTTCTCCATCGTGAAACTAAACGAAGATAGCTTGTCTCATACAGCTTATATTCAAGGGTATAGCGACGGCACATTCCGTCCGAATCAAGCAGTTCGCCGGGTGGAAATGGCGGCGCTGCTAGCCAGAGCGTTGCCGAAAATGGCTACAGTAGCGGCCGGTGCATCTTACACCGATCTACCATCAGCTGCATGGGCGAAGCAGGCGATCACGCAAGCGACGGCTCAGGGCTACATGCAGGGCTCTGATGGCCGCTTCATGCCGGAGAAGCTGATTACCCGCGCAGAAATGGCTGTAATCGTCGATCGTTTGCTGAAAGACAAAGCGTCGGCGGGCGATGCCAAGGCGTCGTTCAAGGATACGAACAGCCACTGGGCAGTTGAAGCTATCGGACGAGTAAGCGCAGCTGGCATCATGTCCGGTTCTGGAAGCGGTCTGTTCCGTCCAAACGACTCGCTGACGCGCGCAGAGGCGGTCGTTATTCTTAATCGCGTGCTGGAGCGTGGTCCGCTCACGGGTGAGGAAGCCGCTTGGAAGGACGTTCCGACAAGTCACTGGGCGTTCGGACACATTCAGGAGGCATCCACAGAGCACCGCTCTACCCGGAGTTCTGGTGGAGGAGAGCAGTCTCTCGGCAATAATTAG
- a CDS encoding SMI1/KNR4 family protein, with protein sequence MEIDKATIIYPLPIDELFERKEKFWRVKLPKDFIDFLKENNGGRTLEGAFECNGREYAIDRFLCLLQTPRENRLGMYDIDVTLTQLEDRLTDNEELIGADILPIVVLFAGDFVCLDFRKDRENPSVCVWNHEESGELEPVTYFVADTFSEFISKL encoded by the coding sequence GTGGAAATAGATAAAGCGACTATCATTTATCCATTGCCAATTGATGAGTTGTTTGAGAGAAAAGAAAAGTTCTGGCGAGTAAAACTTCCAAAGGATTTTATTGATTTTTTAAAGGAAAATAATGGAGGAAGAACGCTAGAAGGAGCTTTTGAATGTAATGGACGTGAATATGCAATAGATCGCTTTCTATGTTTACTTCAAACACCTAGAGAAAATAGATTAGGTATGTATGATATAGATGTTACACTAACACAACTTGAAGATAGATTAACTGATAATGAAGAGTTAATTGGTGCAGATATTTTGCCAATTGTTGTTTTGTTTGCAGGCGATTTTGTTTGTTTGGATTTTAGGAAGGATAGAGAAAATCCAAGTGTATGTGTTTGGAACCATGAAGAGTCAGGCGAATTAGAACCGGTAACATACTTTGTAGCAGATACATTTAGTGAGTTTATTTCAAAACTATAA
- a CDS encoding DUF600 domain-containing protein, producing the protein MTKVFEDYFSELQADMVSICLEYVSNKADMIYIYGSNEFGQFSTDVFYQINNFFVKKHKVNDAVSDTDSNSRPVYNISKERQVTLLNILNKNLREISDLCKKNNMEMPTEMKLTYDVSKNKLDAQYSYEIKYTNDPEKLSSHIFDDWFEEVGGKL; encoded by the coding sequence ATGACAAAAGTATTTGAAGATTATTTTTCAGAACTACAAGCAGATATGGTGTCAATTTGTCTTGAGTATGTGAGCAATAAGGCAGATATGATATATATATACGGTTCTAATGAATTTGGACAATTTAGTACAGATGTATTTTATCAAATTAACAATTTTTTTGTTAAAAAACATAAGGTTAATGATGCAGTATCAGACACTGATAGTAATTCAAGACCTGTTTATAATATTTCGAAAGAAAGACAAGTTACTTTACTTAACATTTTAAATAAAAATCTCCGTGAAATTAGTGATTTGTGCAAAAAAAATAATATGGAAATGCCTACAGAGATGAAATTGACTTATGATGTATCTAAGAACAAATTAGATGCTCAGTACAGTTACGAGATAAAATATACAAATGATCCTGAAAAATTATCTAGTCATATATTTGATGATTGGTTCGAAGAAGTGGGCGGAAAATTATAG